TTCTGTGTGTAGATTTTGTTGTTGCTAAATATCATACAAGCGGCTAAAAGTCACTTGGATCTGACCTGGGCTCAAGGGTCCATCAAGAACAGATCAAGCAGGGATGTTTCCTGCAAAGACGGCCTGGAGTATGGACATGATAACATCTGCTGCCTGAACTGCCCTGCTGGTacatgagaattttttttttatatatatatataaaatctttttATTCTGGTTAGACAATAACTGTATGTGCACTTACATTCCACCACCTCATCTTTTGCAGGAACCTATGTGAAAAAGGCTTGCCTCAATGCTTTAGAAAAAGGAGTGTGTGAACCGTGCGAGTTTGACACATACACTGAGCATGACAATGGACTGTGGAAGTGTTTATCGTGCACCAAGTGCCGTATAGGTAATTCtggtgtttgaaaaaaaaaatattgtaccaTACTGCCAAATCTTTATTATTTACTTGTAACATAAGCCTTTAAGGTCATGCAAGCCAAATCAGTTTTGTGTTCACATGATAAAGTTCCTTCagatatattatttaattttaaattgccTGCTATTTGTGCACCTTATTTTCTTCTGTAGATCAGGAAACCACAGAGAAATGCACAAGTACCCAGAACACAAAGTGCCAGTGCAAACAGGGGTCATTTTGCTTACCTGACCAGGCATGTGAGGTGTGCAAGAAATGCAGCAGGTATGTTcttaatgtaaaatgttatcGAAACTTAGATTTTGGACAAAGAAGTCTCATGTTAATCAAACTGATTAACATGACTGGATAGCACacccaataatgaaaatgtgctAGAACAAACTTCATTGGTTCTGATACGACAAGCAACActttgagcttccatttactatatttgatgtgctctatTAATGTGCAttcatcaatgtttatatgtgaataaaagcctagattaaatctgttcatcatataaagtatCTCTTCAGAACACTTGGAAAAAACTGCTCAATTCACAAGGATTTCTGTTATGATGCCCTTTTGAAGTCTTAAAGTTTTGGTGAAATAGACTTTTAatggtttcattaaaaatcttaatttgtatttcaAAGATGAATggaagtcttacaggtttggaacgacatgagggtgagtaacttaTGACAGTAGTTTCATGTTTGAGTGGGCTCAAGATCATTTCATTTGTTGAAAGCAGATGCgaggatgatgaagagactGTAAAAGGCTGTACACCCATTTCCAACACAGTTTGTAGAAAGAGCCCTACAGGGCCTCCTACAAGCTCCATCTCCGGTAGTAGAAAAACTTTCTCACTTTGTAGCCCAATCTATTCAGCTGTATACATACTGTACTTGATTACAACTGGTCAAATATAGTATTTACGCATTTGTGTTTAAAGTAAaggaaattatattatatatattctgtCCAACATTGACTTTGTTTCCATAGTGTTTCTCATAGCGATTACATCCCATTTGTCCTACAGTGATTTTCATTATTGGGCCATTATTTGCAATGCTGGTATGCATTGCGGGCATCGTCTACTGCACAAAGTCTAAACCATGTAACAGAGCAGGTAAGTCACACATATGTCCTGAGTTCTTTCAATATTCCTTAATTGTTTCCTTTTTGCTTATCATACAAAATCTTTTTCAATTCCAGTAACATCAAGAAGTCCAAGGGAAATGGTTAAGATTTGTATGGTAGGTCAATAAGACATGTGTTCGATGCATTTATCAGCCAATACATTTCTCAGCTTTAACCACAGAAAATTGTGTATTTTGACATAACTCAACACTGAATTGAACACTCTACACATGACGACATCTTTCTTGCCCTGCAGGGTGACAGTGAGGAGGTGACAGAGGAGAGGCAGAATGCCCAGAACTCCAAGATCGATGACTCTTCTCAGCTGCAGCCATTTCTTGAGCAAAACTATACGGTGGGTACACATGTACCTGCTTTATCAGAGATGGAGAAAGACAGGGGACTAGGGGACAGCCTCCCCAACACCGCCAACTCTTCACAAACTAGTCTGGCCATGTCTGCTGTGCCTAGTAACCTCCAGCCCCTCCACACTAACCAGCCTCCAAGCTCTGCAATTACCTGGCAGCCTCACACTTTGGTGAGAGTTGCCACTTTATTTGACTTAACACCACTTCTACTCTCATAAGTATCTGAACTGCTTAATTCTCTGCTTTTTAATGTTTCCTAAGCCTAAATGCATTGCCGTTGGTCATTTGGAGACAAGATAAAGTAGTAGTCACTGTAGTGTCTGCATTGTCATAGCTTGCTTTCAGGATAAAGGTTTTCCatgctttgtaatattttcattttcaggctttcttaaaatgaaatttaacatGAGTTCATGTTTTGCcatattttcacaatttttGTTTTAAGGAGACAACTTTTGCCTTTGTTCAGCATTTTTAGACCTGACGCCTCCCTGTACCTCCAAAGCAATCTGTGTGCTGGTTTGATAAATGGGTGTTACTccattaaataatgaataacaTACGTCGATCTTGATCTGAAAAtccagactgtgtgtgtgtgtgtgtatgcatgtgtatatatatacacgtttatgtatgggtagggttagaggacaaaatatacagtttgtaccatacaaaaatcattatgtctatggaatgtccccataaaacatggaaacccaacatgTGTGTTACAAGTTTGactgactaaaactaaattatttaaacatcTGTAATAGGGCTGCAGGATTTTCGTaagattcaaaaaataacattgaacttaaacgtgttttttttatgcgcagcttgtcaatgaattatggctccaaatgctaatccatctttaagcactgcgagtttgagtcgcttataatgtacatttgaaaaagcaacacgtgtcaaacatctttccagacatgagaagcatttattaacatcttctCCAAcgaaagacaacatttaataacatgtttttactccaaactcacttcataacgacagttgagcatccttctgtgagatgatgtggcttcgtacacagaataaggcagtcgtgtgtttattagttatgtttaatcaatcaaagcatttcaatcttctgtttattcagatACAGCGATATGACCATGTTATGTTCTTCTGCGGCAGGGTATATTTAGAGTTTCTGCGCAAGaacgccctctggctttcagatggagaagcatttactactaa
This DNA window, taken from Megalobrama amblycephala isolate DHTTF-2021 linkage group LG4, ASM1881202v1, whole genome shotgun sequence, encodes the following:
- the hdr gene encoding hematopoietic death receptor isoform X1 is translated as MRYIIFLILLLLNIIQAAKSHLDLTWAQGSIKNRSSRDVSCKDGLEYGHDNICCLNCPAGTYVKKACLNALEKGVCEPCEFDTYTEHDNGLWKCLSCTKCRIDQETTEKCTSTQNTKCQCKQGSFCLPDQACEVCKKCSRCEDDEETVKGCTPISNTVCRKSPTGPPTSSISVIFIIGPLFAMLVCIAGIVYCTKSKPCNRAVTSRSPREMVKICMGDSEEVTEERQNAQNSKIDDSSQLQPFLEQNYTVGTHVPALSEMEKDRGLGDSLPNTANSSQTSLAMSAVPSNLQPLHTNQPPSSAITWQPHTLERESSRRLVPLNGEESLKKTFDFFEEMDVHYHNRFFRFIGLSDNAIKSTEPLIPEDRVYELLKIWMEKEGLKADFNSLIEALIYLDQRLSAENIVTKAISNGYFKYEDE
- the hdr gene encoding hematopoietic death receptor isoform X2 is translated as MRYIIFLILLLLNIIQAAKSHLDLTWAQGSIKNRSSRDVSCKDGLEYGHDNICCLNCPAGTYVKKACLNALEKGVCEPCEFDTYTEHDNGLWKCLSCTKCRIDQETTEKCTSTQNTKCQCKQGSFCLPDQACEVCKKCSRCEDDEETVKGCTPISNTVCRKSPTGPPTSSISVIFIIGPLFAMLVCIAGIVYCTKSKPCNRAVTSRSPREMVKICMGDSEEVTEERQNAQNSKIDDSSQLQPFLEQNYTERESSRRLVPLNGEESLKKTFDFFEEMDVHYHNRFFRFIGLSDNAIKSTEPLIPEDRVYELLKIWMEKEGLKADFNSLIEALIYLDQRLSAENIVTKAISNGYFKYEDE